A region from the Aegilops tauschii subsp. strangulata cultivar AL8/78 chromosome 5, Aet v6.0, whole genome shotgun sequence genome encodes:
- the LOC109745488 gene encoding BTB/POZ domain-containing protein At4g01160-like: MAKGDAPTGVVTELGAEKAEAEVDAGFEFAFNNKAFSDRVLRIEVVGTSCKRRRYKAKDNEGEGIDSSCVVMGTPGLRVKTIHVSSVILAARSSFFFKLFSNGVKKSGQRQTKIRIADSEENAFMELLKFMYNGRLTPTTESTLLVDILMAADKFDVVSCIKLCSQRLIGQPMTLESAVRCLDIPCSISMAADLSEAAKKFLSKRYEKFLSTKMN, translated from the exons ATGGCCAAAGGCGACGCGCCAACGGGGGTGGTGACGGAGCTGGGGGCAGAGAAGGcagaggcggaggtggatgctgGCTTCGAGTTCGCCTTCAATAACAAGGCCTTCTCCGACAGGGTCTTGCGGATAGAGGTCGTCGGCACTAGCTGCAAGCGCCGCCGCTATAAGGCTAAAG ATAATGAAGGAGAAGGTATTGACTCTTCTTGTGTTGTAATGGGTACGCCAGGTTTACGAGTCAAGACCATACATGTCAGTTCAGTGATCCTCGCCGCAAGAAGTTCTTTCTTTTTTAAG CTTTTCTCAAATGGCGTGAAAAAATCTGGTCAAAGACAGACAAAAATTAGAATTGCTGATTCAG AGGAAAATGCCTTTATGGAGCTTTTAAAGTTTATGTACAATGGAAGGTTGACACCAACAACTGAGTCCACTCTTCTGGTTGATATCTTGATGGCTGCTGACAAATTTGATGTCGTTTCGTGCATCAAGCTTTGCAGTCAGCGGCTCATAGGCCAGCCTATGACCCTTGAATCCGCAGTGAGGTGCCTAGATATCCCATGTTCCATTTCAATGGCAGCTGACCTATCAGAGGCAGCCAAGAAATTCCTTTCTAAAAGATACGAGAAATTCCTGTCAACAAA GATGAATTGA